A genomic region of Spea bombifrons isolate aSpeBom1 chromosome 9, aSpeBom1.2.pri, whole genome shotgun sequence contains the following coding sequences:
- the LOC128505140 gene encoding Fanconi anemia group M protein-like: MSELHRRHGNDRDDEDRGGEDVLVTVKFQLINGLKQIIDGCNYDLEMMAYLHKEDVYGPEKCTEGNLVRSASSLKVTKKLSRNSKGKMCDKGPGLTALEPDEDFMPLFKPTKMKDSKRPDDPGRADSEAKGGHGADLQCDNDPDPPGMDVCSEMDNSEAGSRTVTSPTSEQKEQLSPRSSGEASKSMTFLHAKPDSSCPEFNGDTSSVSSSMFYTPQSYRVVLAEFDGHQKRQLANILSNVKKFLSDSPPETGELDFLDDYRKSTAENKSCDRFFSLSPCEKSPPNPLTQVAVPRATQTDHRPTEARSCLDDVITSANEMEDYTTPDMSAAPELLMDPPCGGTDASDDLGIANRDASRTSSTNEPQDDGGNHDPEWDDIFDCDIEEAENDVSPTKCPTDKKSNGAKVALDYRTDVKTVVDQMEDSFDLFEDDLFRDIDQEPLEKSPSQATTQVNFNMIDPAVLLQDRPGQDCDDGLDKKIDEEDEFDCSGELFSVNFDLGFSLDDDDDDDDDEPLESESPEKKQKETSPDHFKVPSPPGRANIIGGNVSTPLTSCVERSMFLEAPEENISKFSPLQPTKNRFSLTPRNALRSASFRTPAGERLKTPVTPLSSAAKFDLETPTTPKTREKLVCLKTVCASPERDAGKSERRRKDALDASITIGTSPESEDDVVFRRKRKLAKANVLTSPESLSSACDSESPIPAAKKRRRVLDTPDTCDDGEDDDDDFKSLPRCREEAAGNSRKLPRSVKRSRPQKRPKHAARLFIDDEAELSSEGAEFVSSDEDVRSDNEQDSSLVGFLNDNTQLSQGLNDSEMHGIYLKSVRSPALANQFKMAARRKPSMAVFSQIPEQDESYMEDSFCVPEGDEELDAEEESSEEEVGLNFDLLQQESFVGGRKQYFTRRRLRLKGAQRRDDDGGDHDGCQVKKKKRIIIQDDSSEEENGATFGKPTISPPIDSSAPRKPPVCGSSAQNKNLSAPEKSVFDVSLRDRCQSRINLKASLSEELDFQPQSRPSLSGTKSWPSNGIIRPAEKAEDGSRNDSSTASNHLTIGRPGLVILADSREISSGPDVISCLKTAHGVKVEICSLGGCDYIVSNRLAVERKSQSDFANCANRHELVGRVKRLQSMFDRVCLIVEKDRVKPGETSRIFQRTKYYDRTLSSLIGVGVQLLFSSNQAETAGLLKELASLEQRKNMAIAVSADVKGQKQEVLQVYLSIPNTSYVTALNLCHNFGSVRQMMNRYGFQKILCV, from the exons CTACTTGCACAAGGAGGATGTGTACGGACCAGAGAAATGTACGGAAGGGAACCTCGTCCGCTCCGCCAGCAGTCTTAAGGTCACCAAAAAGCTGTCACGTAACAGCAAAGGAAAAATGTGCGACAAAGGACCCGGATTGACTGCTTTGGAACCCGATGAAGATTTCATGCCTCTCTTCAAACCTACAAAAATGAAGGACTCCAAACGCCCCGATGACCCCGGACGTGCGGATTCCGAAGCAAAAGGTGGACATGGTGCCGATCTACAATGTGACAATGACCCGGATCCACCTGGAATGGATGTATGCAGTGAAATGGATAACAGCGAGGCTGGCTCTAGAACCGTAACCAGTCCAACGTCTGAGCAGAAAGAGCAGTTATCTCCACGCTCCAGCGGGGAAGCATCTAAATCCATGACTTTTTTGCATGCTAAGCCTGACTCGAGCTGTCCTGAATTCAATGGAGATACATCCTCTGTCTCATCAAGTATGTTTTATACTCCTCAGTCATATCGTGTCGTCCTCGCGGAGTTTGACGGCCACCAAAAACGTCAACTCGCAAATATTTTATCAAACGTAAAAAAGTTTTTGTCCGATTCGCCCCCTGAAACCGGCGAACTTGATTTCCTCGATGATTATCGTAAATCTACGGCTGAAAACAAATCTTGTGACcgcttcttttctctctccccaTGTGAGAAAAGCCCACCCAATCCACTTACGCAAGTAGCTGTACCCCGCGCGACGCAGACGGATCACCGTCCAACTGAGGCTCGCAGTTGTTTAGATGACGTTATTACATCCGCCAATGAGATGGAAGATTATACAACCCCTGACATGTCTGCAGCACCGGAACTTCTGATGGATCCACCTTGTGGTGGGACCGATGCTTCAGACGACCTTGGCATAGCAAACAGGGATGCTTCTAGAACTAGTAGCACCAACGAGCCTCAAGATGATGGAGGCAATCATGATCCGGAGTGGGATGACATCTTTGATTGTGACATTGAGGAAGCAGAAAATGATGTTTCTCCGACTAAATGCCCCACAGACAAAAAGAGCAATGGAGCAAAGGTAGCTCTAGATTATAGGACCGACGTCAAGACCGTAGTCGACCAAATGGAAGACAGCTTTGACTTGTTCGAAGACGATCTGTTCCGTGACATTGACCAAGAACCCCTGGaaaagagccccagccaggcaACCACACAAGTCAACTTCAACATGATTGACCCAGCTGTTTTGCTTCAGGACAGGCCCGGTCAAGATTGTGATGACGGTCTAGATAAGAAGATAGATGAGGAGGACGAGTTTGATTGCTCCGGAGAATTGTTTTCTGTTAATTTTGATCTCGGATTTTCCCtggacgacgacgacgacgacgacgacgacgagcCACTGGAAAGTGAATCGCCTGAGAAAAAACAGAAGGAGACGTCTCCCGATCATTTCAAGGTCCCCAGTCCCCCCGGGAGGGCAAATATTATCGGAGGCAACGTGTCTACCCCTCTGACATCGTGCGTTGAAAGGTCAATGTTTTTGGAAGCGCCTgaagaaaacatttccaaattttCACCTTTGCAGCCAACGAAAAACAGATTCTCCCTCACCCCCCGTAACGCCCTGCGTTCTGCATCGTTTAGAACGCCGGCAGGTGAAAGGCTGAAGACCCCCGTGACTCCTTTGTCTTCTGCGGCCAAATTTGACCTTGAGACGCCTACGACACCGAAGACAAGAGAAAAGCTTGTATGTTTAAAAACTGTTTGCGCATCTCCCGAGCGGGACGCTGGCAAATCagagagaagaagaaaggaTGCTTTAGATGCCTCCATAACAATCG GAACCAGCCCTGAAAGCGAAGACGACGTGGTCTTCAGAAGGAAGAGAAAGCTGGCAAAGGCCAACGTCCTCACATCTCCGGAG TCCTTGAGCAGCGCCTGCGACTCAGAGTCTCCGATACCTGCCGCTAAGAAGCGCAGACGCGTTCTGGACACG CCGGATACATGCGACGACGGTGAGGATGACGATGATGACTTTAAGTCTCTTCCACGTTGCCGCGAGGAAGCCGCCGGTAATTCTAGAAAGTTGCCACGAAGTGTGAAAAGATCAAGACCCCAAAAGCGCCCAAAG CACGCGGCGCGACTATTTATCGATGACGAAGCGGAATTGTCCTCGGAAGGAGCGGAATTTGTTTCTTCTGATGAAGATGTGCGTTCGGATAATGAGCAGGACTCGTCCCTCGTAGGGTTTTTAAACGACAACACTCAGCTTTCTCAGGGTTTAAACG ATTCTGAGATGCACGGTATATACCTGAAGTCTGTGCGTAGCCCGGCGCTCGCCAACCAATTCAAAATGGCGGCCAGAAGGAAACCTAGCATGGCAGTTTTCTCCCAG ATCCCAGAGCAGGATGAAAGCTACATGGAGGACAGTTTCTGTGTTCCAGAAGGTGACGAGGAGCTGGATGCCGAGGAGGAATCGAGCGAGGAGGAAGTAGGCCTTAACTTTGACCTTCTCCAACAGGAGAGTTTTGTTGGTGGGAGGAAACAGTACTTCACCCGACGCAGGTTACGGCTAAAAGGGGCGCAGAGGCGCGATGATGATGGCGGCGACCATGACGGGTGtcaggtaaaaaagaaaaagcggaTTATCATTCAAGATGATTCTAgcgaagaagaaaatggggctACATTTGGGAAACCAACGATCTCGCCCCCCATTGATTCATCCGCGCCCAGAAAACCACCCGTTTGTGGTTCCTCGGCTCAGAATAAGAATCTTTCCGCCCCAGAGAAGAGTGTTTTCGACGTTTCGCTGAGGGACAGGTGCCAATCGCGGATTAACCTCAAAGCCTCGTTATCTGAAGAGCTGGACTTCCAGCCGCAAAGCAGGCCGTCCCTTAGTGGCACCAAAAGCTGGCCGTCCAATGGGATCATCCGCcctgcagagaag gcTGAAGATGGCTCCAGAAACGATTCGTCTACAGCAAGTAATCACTTGACGATCGGTCGACCGGGGCTCGTCATACTCGCAGACAGCCGGGAAATCTCCTCCGGGCCGGATGTCATCTCCTGCCTGAAGACGGCTCACGGCGTGAAGGTGGAGATCTGCTCTCTTGGTGGCTGCGATTACATTGTCAGCAATCGCCTAGCGGTGGAGAGGAAATCTCAGTCGGACTTTGCCAACTGCGCCAATCGGCATGAGCTAGTGGGCCGGGTGAAGCGCTTACAGAGTATGTTTGACAGGGTTTGCCTGATCGTGGAAAAGGACAGAGTCAAACCAG GAGAAACATCAAGGATTTTCCAGAGAACCAAGTATTACGACCGCACGCTGTCCTCGTTGATCGGCGTTGGCGTCCAGTTGCTTTTCAGCTCCAACCAGGCGGAGACAGCTGGCTTGCTGAAGGAGCTGGCGTCGTTGGAGCAGCGGAAGAACATGGCCATAGCCGTGTCGGCTGACGTGAAAGGACAGAAGCAGGAAGTCCTGCAAGTCTACCTGTCCATCCCCAACACGAGCTACGTCACAGCACTCAACCTGTGCCACAATTTTGGCTCCGTGAGACAAATGATGAACAGGTATGGATTCCAGAAGATTCTTTGTGTGtaa